The Vidua macroura isolate BioBank_ID:100142 chromosome 2, ASM2450914v1, whole genome shotgun sequence DNA window TCATGCTTGGCTTATTTCAGTTTCACATAAAGTATATTTGAATTGTCTTAGTGTAACAAACGTACCTCATgcaagaaataaagagaaagttGGCACCTACTGCTTTTAGATCAAGTAGGATTTTTCTAAGCAACTGGAGAGCTTTTCAACTGTAAGAGTCACGGGAAACAATGTGGAAAGGGAGTGTTATGTGTGCATTGGCACAACTGACATCTAAGCTCAGTGACAATATTTCTCTTAGAAGCCACTTCTgccagagaaaaacaaagtctGAATGCAAGTTCCTTGACCTAGCTATAAAATCTCAATTACTGAgcaaagagggggaaaaaaacccaacagaaacCAAACCGGTATTAAAAGTTTACTTTACAAtacaaaatctgtaaaaatgTTTCAGATATGCTACTTCGGGGGTTATATTTATTTAGAATCAGTGATCACAACCCCAAAATTTTGGGTCAGATCTGCATAGTGTCCATCAAAATTAATGAAGAGGAAAGCATCCCTGAGATCAAAATATTGCAGCATCAGAACAACCTCCATGACTGAAAGCAACTATAGGAAAATGAATCTTTATGGTTTACCTATGATCAAGATTTGTCTTCAAGGCTACTTCAAGAAGTCATAGCTTTGAGGGATGGAATTAGCTGGGAAAACAAAGACAGAGACTTTGAAATTAGCAGCAGTCTAAACAAGGGGAAAGAACGATGCCATATTCTTCACTCTACAGTGAatcttctatttaaaaatgctgctctacgctttttccctttggaatttTTATCTCTCATCCATTAACCTTTATCTTGGGCAGTCCTGTGGACAGCCATCAGAAGGATGTTTTATTCCAGAGGAGTGAGGCCTCAGCAGATGCAGTGTGAAAAACTTTGTCTCTTTATGCCTTGCTTATGTTAACTAACATCCATGAAAGTCAAACTCCTGACCCACACACAGGCAAAAATAAGTGACTTGTCTGCTTGTTTGGCTTGTTCCTTCTTCTTCAATTATTGGCAGTTCACAAGGTTTTTGAGGAAGTCATGGAAAACAGAATTCTTCATACTTTTAACAAACAAATAGGAGAACAGACCAGCAGTTTCAGTGGGCCCACTCTTGATGAAGGCAAACCTATCAGTAGATTTTGATGGTTAACATGTGACTCTCTCTCAAATAAAGGGACTTAATTTCAATTCATGCCTCAATTCTCATGCAAAACAATACTTTGAATATTATGATAaactataataaaaaaaaaaaaaaaaaaaggtggatcAAGTGCTACAACATTATTGGCCTGCTTTCATGCAACTTCAGGGGGCTGTAGGAGACATTTCTATAAATCAACATTTTCTCTAGACAGTTCCTCCAGGTCACTTTTAAGTAAGAGAACAGTTAAAACTAAGATTCTAAACTCCTCCTGTTTACAATATCTCCAGGCAACTTTAGGCTCATATTAGCTTTTGAACTGGTCATAAGAACAGCAATtataatttgtttcattttgttaagTGGCCTCATTCTCACCACAAGTCTGAATCATATTCCTATttactgaaaatgtttcttgCCACACTGTGCTTTGCTATCAGCTCAGTCCCACCTCTTAGTCAAATAGGCTGCAGCCAACAACGTCTGAGCTCGCCTAAAGCAACTTAAGTTCAGCTTCCAGATGTGTAATTCCAAAACAAATGACAGTAAGTGATATAACAATCTATTTTTGGAAAAGATTAATAGACTATTTCACCTTGATATATCAAGCCATAGGCAAGCTAAGTATAGTCAAATTGcctctatgtttttttttttaaaaacctgccTTACAGGTGAGTTCCAAGGCTGTGATAGGCAGCTCTGTGGTCTGACAGAGATGAAGTGGGAATGTGAAGCAGGTGGGATGGTGCACGGCACAAATTCTGAGTCTGCACTTCTTCTGTCAGGAAGACAAATCTCTCACACCACTTGAGTGATGCAAAGCTGTTGAGTTCAAACTATATATCCTATTAAATGGTAACAATTCCACCTGTACTCTTCTCTTGctcctattttattttcaaaaaatgctttaaaatatatcaatatttGGACCTTAATGAAGTGATCTTTGGGCAGAGGAGATCATGACTTTCTTTCTAGGTTTCTGTGACCTCTAGGTTTGTGAGGACTCTTGAAGGGCACTACTGACAGCAAATCTTTGGTTAAACAGGTGAAAAAGTTACCATCAAAACGAAGTTCTTACCAATTACAGAGAATTACCTGCAGTCTAAGTGACTTGCAGAGTGAGATCATGGTTTTGTCAGTGAGGTGCAGTGTCTTATCACCCTCTCTGGGATTTATATCAGTGCAAAAGCATGAACTCCTCACCTCCTATTACCCAAAGTATCAGCAGGAATGTCAGCAGACATGGAAATGCTGGTAGATGCTTTTCCTCAAGTCTACATCTGCAGCCACACAATCATAAACAAAGATGTCAAAACAGCAAGGAACAAGCTCAGATTTGCAGCTGATTCACTGTATGTATCTTTCAACCAAATACTTTACAAATAGCAAAACACCAACACAGGACTGCTACATTTCCTACAACATAACTATGTTACAGATTTGTGGTCAAAGGCCCAAGAACATCTTGAAGTATTTTAAATCTGTTCTCCCTCTCTCCATGTCTCTGGGAAACCTCACTCCAGAGCAGCATGATTTGGCTACACTTTTCCAGCAACGTTGGCCTAATTCTTCCCCACTTTATGAATTCTTTGAATACTCAGGTCTGCTTTACTACATTTGAATTGCTTGGTTTTACTCAATATCCACATTTCTCCACCTCCCACAATCCATTTCACACTAATTGGAGAATTCCCAAGCTACCTTGCTTCAAATGCAGCATTTCTATTCTTGTACATTCTGGTAATTCTGGTTTCCCTGGGGAAGTCATGTGGCAGTTTTTACATGGTTACAGGACAAGGCTGAAGTGTTTTAAATACAAGAGGAAAGATTTACATCACATGTTAGGACAAAATTCTTtactgggagggtggggaggctctggcacaggttgcccagagagaaATTGTGATCATCCCCTTTGCTGAAACTGTTACTGATTTTGCACTATCATCTCATCTGTGGCATATTTTTAGGCAGGGGAAGCTCTCTGCCTCTGGTATTTTCTTGTTGAACCACTCCCACACTTTCCACAAACAGAAGCTTGAGCTTACAACTATTTTTAAGTATGTTTTTCCAAGGACTTATCTTACAACAGAGATGCTTAAGAGGATATTTTCATCCAACCACCTTATGTCTTATAATCCTTGGTTTAAACATGTTTGTTTACAAGGTATTTAAGTTAAAGGAAACTTTATAAACAAATTAGAAACTAAATGTAACTTATAGCAAGATTCCTACTTCAGTAACTTCAGATACATCTTTGAGTAACAGGGCAAGATTTCAAAACACTACCAAACAAGTGCCTTCTTTCCTTGTGAGAACATGAGAGAGCACAAACTGAATTTCAACTCAAAACACCAGCTTTCCCCAAAGACTACTATAAGGATTTTAAACTATATCCTTTTAAATAGTATATGTGTCTCACTAATTTTGTGTTGCTAACTTAAGACATTTAACCACTAATCAAGCTCCAGAGTATGACTCCAAAGATTTACTCATTGCCATTGTGCTCAGAAAAAAGTTAGATGGGTTTCTTGGCACCACAGGACAGACCTGTAATGTAATTCCACAGCAGCTTggaaatgaataatttaaaaaaaaaaataataattttaaaaaatgtttaggaTTACATGTAACATGAAATTCCTTTGGGACGCATTGCCTGAAAGTCTACCCAGTGCCCTTAACTGACTCATAGCTAAGGGTCAGGACAACAAACCTACCCTCATTTATGCTGCaatcataaaaaaacccaaacaaaaaaaaccctcccaaaacaaaacaaacaaaaaaaaaaagaccaaaaaaaaaaaaaaaaccccaaaaaaaaaccccccaaaaaccactaacaaacaaaaacccagcagTTTCAGCAGAGGTAAAGAAGGCAGCATGAGCCAGAACACAGATCATAGATATCAAAGAGCTCTTAAAGAGAGGATTCTGTTCCTTGATTGGCCTCAAGTCCTCTTCTCTGGATGATATTAAAACCAAGGTAAGGTGGCAAATTGTATCAAAGATCAAATAGAAACAGAGCCTTTGCTGACAGGCATTTTAATCAAAGTGCTGAATAACTAAGAAATAGTGAACAAAAGGAGAAACTAAAATGAACAGTAGGCTTTGGTAATTTGGGGACtggggaagaaataaaacaatccAGCAAAGCCAAATTAGAAGGCATTAGACCCAAGTATAACCAGAAACAAAAGAGTTCCAGACAATTAACTTTCCTACTTCACATATCTAATTATGTCTTTTAACTTAATGTAGCCCAAATCTTATTTTTGGATGTAGGTTCCATGTTTCCTGGGGTCTACTGATAAATTTATCAGACAGGTGGATGGACATTCTATGTGGTAGCTTTGCAGTTAAGCAAGTGGACCTTTCaacttaccttttttttcaaatggacaagataatataaaaaaaattatttctgttaaacTCATTATCTTTGAATTCTGGACATACTTCATCATCATGACAGATTCTAATAGTGGTCCAGCTACCAGGATCTATTATTTCCTGAGTCAGTGTGCTGAGGTAATTGTCTTTACCAAGACCTCCCCAGTCACACATGGCATCCATGTAAATGGAAAGATTTATATAACCCTGTTCCTGAGGAGCAACACAGCCAAGTTCTCAGAAGGCAAAGACTCTTGCAATAcccttaaaatatatttgacaaGGATgtgaaaattgcatttctgaaCCTGCCAACTATATATAACTATAGATGGCTATAGATAAAGATGCTTCAAGAAGAACAAACTTAATCACCAATGGGTTTGCATGATAATGACTGCAGTGGGCAGTGAATGTAGGGGCCACACTAAGTCACTGGAGAGCTTTCAATCCACATATTCCATTTACTCCACTCTAAACAATGGGCATATTCTCCCTTTACTGACAAAAACTTCAAGGAAAGTGAAGTGCTTTCATCtcaatcaaaagaaaaacaggatgtGCCCCTATATACAAACACATAGGACAAAACAAGGACTCAGTAAATGAACACAGCTTGCTGTGGAACACTCAAGAACAATTTCCAAGGTTATCTCTGTCATGAAGACATCCTCATTTCTTTGAAACCAGCATGCATTCCAATTGCCAGTAAAATCAAGCACAATTATTGGCAAGCCTGTTCAGTGGCAGGCTTTGAAGGCAAGCCCAAAAGCAGAGAAGATACGAAACTAAGATTCAATTGCTTACATTCCAGTCTTTTGTGAGACTGAtctttaaacaagaaaaaaaaaaaatctccactaTTTTCTGCTCACTTCTCTGATATTTAACTATATTTACAGATTTATTTGGCAGTTCTGTGAGGTTCCTCCCTCCAGTCCCAAGGAACACAGCTATTTCAAGAGCAATGCACCAATTCTCTTAGACCCAAGAAATTCTTGTCACCTCATAGCATAAGCATTAATAGTGCCCTTAGAACTTGCTTGTAATCCCAGGTTTGCCCAGCCCTGCTAAATTAACATGGGTCAGCAGATGTGTGAGGCTGGACTAGAACAGATTTTCAGGTCATTTCTCTGAAGCCCTGTTTAGCAGCCCTGGGCCCTTTCACATGCCCCAGGCTGAACTTTCCCTGTTAGTGGTGCCAAGCAGCTCTGGAACATTCCTCAAAAATGTTATCTGGGAGAAACTGCCTGACTTATGCCACGGGAACATCCACTGAAAAGTTCAGCAATGGAGAGTCATTATGGTCATGAAATGaatacattttgcattttccccACCCCAGAATAACACTCtctaataaataatttacaaaCTTGTCTGATCACAAGTCTTCTCTTGATGTGAATCAACAAACACTAAATTCAAATATTAAGgcattaaggggaaaaaaaaaaaaaagcattaaggAAAATTCACAGTAGGGTAGAATATCAACATTCTTTCTCATGACTGACCTCTGAAgcatttcagattttgtttttcagctaaTCCTCCTGTAGAAAGCCAGATTTAAGTCTGTGAAGACGTGTCCACACTGCTGAACTCCATGACTTACACAAAAATCTATTTAGAGACTTTAAATATGCATAGGGGAGCAGAGATACCACAGCAGTATCATTTGGAACTGTTCAAATACAAGAAATTCATTTGCATATTGACAGGTTACTGGATAGCCCCTTTGCAGTTTCTAAAAATCCATCTTTTGGATACTATTAAGAAATCCTACATTTGCTTGCTGAGAAAAAATCTTTAGAATCAGGGTTTAATAAGAGTTGCACCTATTTAATACTACTACTTCAGTAGCTCTGAAACAGCCAAAAGATACCATTGAGCTGTTTAACCTTTACGCTTGAACAGCCCTTTGAAAGACACACATCTGATTGAACCAGAAAAACCCAAGTAAAAATCCCATAATATCCTAGTCCTGAACATGTTACTTCTTACTGAAATCTTCCATTCTTGATCACAGTCCAAGGAAATCATTTATGTAGAGTTTAAGAAAAATACCTTCTTCCCTATGATTAAAAATAGTTGAACTTAGTTTCCATTGGGCGTGTTTTAGAAAATATCTTGCTCTTATTTAGCTCTCCAGTAAAGCTTGCACAACAGCtatggaacaaaacaaaactatatCTGCTTTCTGTTAAATATGAAACAGCACTGAATTGTAGCCCACTGTGGTTCACAGTGCACGTTTGCATCAATTTTATGAAGAATGTAAATGACAGTGTAAGAGTAGATAACAGTAATTCAAAAAGGGCTTAGAAAATCTTCATGCTGCAACATTAGTGATATGGATTCAACTTCATAAAAACTcaaacataaaaaattaattcattttcatgCTAAATTATTAGAGTTCTTAAAAGATGAGAGTTctgttgttctgttttgttgtaGCTAACTGCTTCAGTTACTATCTAACTCCCCAGGCAAGGAAAATTGAGAAAGATTTTTGAGTGTGGCCAAATTAATAATCTAAATTCATGCCAAATGCTGATTCATTATGAAGTCTGTCTCATAATctcaaaaactgaaatatttcctcctGAGAATTCAAAAATGGCACAGCCACACTCACTTCTATTTCCAAAAAGATTGATAGGTTGATTAGTTTTCATCAAGTAGAGAGTAATGATAAAATAACTGGAGttacttctctctccctcccctaaATAAAAGTCCTCTCCACACTTCTCTGGTCTAAGTTCTGTGCACTGCATCACAAATATACCTCAAAAATGGCCTTGGGCTACAAATCACAACTTGTTCAGAATACCCCCATTCCAACTCATTGCTACTTTTACTTTGCTGCAGAGGGAAGTAGCTCTGTTCTCCAAAACTACTTTTCATCTATACCTATAACTACTAACATGGATTGTTGTTACATTTTGATTACAGtgcaaccaaacaaaccaaacaaaaaagatacTGGAATTAACTTCCTGTGTTgcaagaggggagaaaaaaaaccaggaaagaaTCCTGACCACAAAAACCATGAGAGATCGTCTGCAAGAGCTCAAACTGAGGGCTAAGGAACTACAGATGGGTGGGGAAAACAATGGGGCAACTGTACaagaagaggagcaggaggagttTGAACAGCAGGCcattatttatgaaaaagagCCCATAACTGAAAGGCACTTGCATGAAATCCAGAAGCTTCAGAACGAAATTAATAATCTGGTGGAAGAAGTCAATAAATTCagccaacaacaaaaaagcctcGTGTCTTCAATGAGAAGATTCAGCGTTCTCAAAAAGGAATCTAACATAGCGAGGGAAATCAAAATCCAAGCAGAGCACGTACGCAAAGGTTTGGATGAACTGTCAAAAGCAGTGAGGAAAGCTGAGAATGAGCACGGGCCAGCCCGAGCCACGGTGAGGATCCTGGCTGCCCAGCACGCCTTCCTGTCCCACCGCTACCTGCAGGCCATGCTCTCCTACAACGAGGCCATCACCGCCAAGCAGGACAAGTGCAGGACCTTCATCCTCCGCCAGCTTGAGGTAGCTGGGAAAGAGGTGTCTGAGGAGGAGGTCAATGACATGCTCCAGCAAGGAAAATGGGAGATTTTCAATGAAAATCTACTCACTGAAGTCAAGATTACTAAAGCTCAGCTGTCAGAGATTGAGCAGAGACACAAAGAACTGGTCAATCTGGAGAACCAGATCAAAGATGTGAAAGAACTCTTTATCCAGATCTCACTTCTGGTGGAGGAGCAAGGGCAGATGATCAACAACATAGAAATCTACATGAACAACGCTCAAGAATATACTCAAGTATCTAAAGAAAAGTTTGGGCTTGCAGTCAGgtataaaaaaagaaacccttgCAAAGCAATTTGCTGCTGGTGTTGTCCGTGCTGCAGATGACACCAGAAATGAACTGCTTGAAATACCAATGATTCCTCCACACCAAACTGATCTTGGAAAGCACTCTTGGGATCCCTCAACTGTGTcacttttcttcccattttcccttcagCAGAGCTCTCAGGAAAAACTGCATCTATTTTTCAAGCCAGAGTAAAGAATTTTATGTTTTCACAGAAACACGTGAACTACAGGAAAGGATCAAAGGataaaagtgacattttttttttggttcttatAAACTTCTTCAAAGTTTAGAAGTTCTGAAGTTTAGTTTGGTTCTTCAAACTAAATCAGTATGGCAAGAAACTCCCTGTGCTGTTGGGAAGCATTGAAAATATTGTTAATTACAGACAGGATTCATAAAAGTGTTTCATTTACTTTTCTCAAAataataagtatttttaattgctgtgtGGTTTTTTAGCATTTATATTTACTTGCTCAAActctaaatgttttttttttccccaggaatcTAAAATTCTATGAAACAAATCCGCACAATGCAGACACCATTAGTTACCATTAGTAACAGTTCAGAATGGGATGCCTAAAACAAACAagagacagaaacaaaacagaaaacttaTCAGGAATATCTCAATACTACCTCTATAGGAAAAGTTCATAAACTTTTCATAAATTGACACAGAGATACTTATATTATTCAGCTTTACAGGCAGAGCCCTACCAGGATATGGTATATGGGGAATataccatatatatatatatatatatatggatagGGGAATATGATCCTTAATTACACACTCACAAGGCAGATTTTTAATGCTGCCTATCCTACCTAAATAACACAGTCACATTTGCAGTCTCACTTTTGCTAGcacaaaaattaatgaaaaaatagaataaataaataaataataaatcctTACACTCCTTACTCCTCCCCCATAACCTAGAACCAGAGAATGATTTAGTTTGGATGGAACCTCCTATAACCAACTCCTTCTGGAACTGAGTGAGAAATAGCTCTCCATGCAATTTAACAGACAATAGCAATGTAACTGAGCCAAAAAAGTTAtttccaaaaagaaattttaaaaaactttccaCACTAAAACCAAACAGCAAACTAGAAATGTATTCCTGAACTGCGTTGTGCTGTGCAAAGACACTTTATTTGGCTAGTCAGAGAAGGCAGAACAAACTGCACTGCAATTCAGCAAGACACTAAGTGAACTGGATGTCTTTAGTTGCACGtcgtgggaaaaaaaaataatctactaTCAAAGTCATTTTCACATTGTGGTATTTAGAAATAGTTGGATTCCTTCCATCCCAGATTGAAACTGCAACAGAAATTAACTCTTATCAAAATACAATCAAAGGTCTGAACCTTAAAGTAAAAAATCCTATTTACACAGtagcaacaaaaaataaacttagATGATGACATCACTGAAACTATTTCATTAAATACTCTCCCCTTAACTGCATAtaataaaaatacctttatGTTCCAAGGACGCAGTAGAAATTAGCCAATAAACAAGAGCTGTACTTCCAGTAGTGGAATAAAACTCAAGTTTTCAAAATTCAAGTTTTAATACTTAGGAAAACAGCTGCCCGACTAAGTCATTTCCAGATGTAAATTGGTTAGAAACAGGAGAAACAGATAAAGCACACTGAAAGAGAACTGGGAAGTGAAAAAGACTTGTGGAGAAATTTTCCTTGATAAGGGGGTACtattaactgaaaataaatagtaTGAAATAATACTATCAACTACAGTTTACACTGAATTTGATATTGAGCATTCAAAATTATTAGCAGCAGAAATTTGCAGTAATCACTAAAGTAACTTTCCACTGTTTTCAGGAGTTACATAAATatgcagaaaaccaaacaaatgaaaGCCTAGCTGCAAGTGTTCTATGAAGAAAAGTGAAACATTAATAGCTATAATCCCTCATCACCAAAATAACAGGTAGAAAATAGCTTTCTCCTAACAAAACACCTGCCCAGAAATCTCCTTGGTATAAAATATCAGTCACAACACATGgatttgcattttctcttgCACATGCTCCATgtgaacttaaaaaaacccccaaaaccaaaacaaagactccaaacaaacacaactaatcccaaacaaaaccagcatttgCCTGCATAATAGGATGTCTGTGTACTCCTTTCTGAtaaaagaaaggacaaaaagaatcctaagtgaagaaaatttaaacTTGTATGTAGGTCTTGAGGATGTTGCCAGAAGAATTTATCCATAAACATAAATCAGGTGATAACACTGAACagtaaaaaaacctaaatg harbors:
- the STX19 gene encoding syntaxin-19 → MRDRLQELKLRAKELQMGGENNGATVQEEEQEEFEQQAIIYEKEPITERHLHEIQKLQNEINNLVEEVNKFSQQQKSLVSSMRRFSVLKKESNIAREIKIQAEHVRKGLDELSKAVRKAENEHGPARATVRILAAQHAFLSHRYLQAMLSYNEAITAKQDKCRTFILRQLEVAGKEVSEEEVNDMLQQGKWEIFNENLLTEVKITKAQLSEIEQRHKELVNLENQIKDVKELFIQISLLVEEQGQMINNIEIYMNNAQEYTQVSKEKFGLAVRYKKRNPCKAICCWCCPCCR